GGCGCCAATAAGGGTATGGATTTCATCAATGAAGAGAATAACGTTGCCGGCCTGGCGAATCTCGTCCATGATTTTTTTCAGGCGCTCTTCGAATTCACCACGATATTTGGAACCGGCCACCAGCGAGCCCATATTAAGAGACACTACCCGTTTACCGCGCAGCGTTTCCGGCACTTTGCCTTCAACGATTCTCTGCGCCAAGCCTTCGGCGATGGCCGTCTTGCCCACGCCCGGCTCGCCGATTAGCACCGGGTTGTTCTTGGTGCGCCGGCTAAGCACCTGAATAACGCGTTCAATTTCGGTTTCCCGGCCGACAACCGGGTCAATTTTGCCTTCCTGGGCTAGTTTATTGAGGTCGCGGCCATATTCGTTAAGAAGTGGCGTATGGGTATTGCCGCCGGCCATTGCTGCGCCGTGCCCCGTCGGCATCGGACCGGACATGGCAAAGCCACCCAAAAGCTCGATTACCCGCTGCCGGACAACATTAATATTAGCGCCAAGGCTACTGAGTACTTGGGCTGCCACGCCCTCCCCTTCGCGGATAAGGCCCAGCAGGATATGTTCGGTGCCGATGTAATTATGACCCAACGCGGCGGCTTCCTGCACCGCTAATTCCAGTACTCGTTTAGCCCGGGGCGTGTAGCCGATTTGTTCTTGCGGACCTTCGCCACGGCCGATCATGGCTTCGACTTGGGCCCGCACTGTCTGCAGGCTGATATTCAGCGACGCTAATGCCCGCGCCGCTACCCCTTCGCCTTCATGGATAAGTCCAAGCAGCAGATGTTCCGTACCGATGTAATTATGACCCAGCCGCATCGCTTCCTGATGGGCCAGTGCCAGTACTTTTCTCGCCCGTTCAGTAAACCTGTCTAACATTTATTTCCCTCCTCTGGTTTTATTATCTTCTAAACACTGACGGATTATTTGAGCGCGCAACCGATCGCGCTCCGCCGGTCCCAGCTCGGCCTGCCCGGCCAGTTTTTGCAGGAAATTGGGCCTGGTTGTAACTAACAACTCGTTGAAAATCACCGGTGGTACTTCGTCGATGATTTTTAAATCAATGCCAAGCCGAACTTCGCTAAGCAGGGATAAGGCTTCCTGACCGGATAGGCTGCGGGCATACCGCAGTACACCATAGGCTCGCCATACCCGGTCGGCAAGAACGTCCCGCGACTCGGCCAGCAGTGCCTGCCGGGCCGACCGTTCGTGGTCAACCACTTGCCGGGCAACGCTGTACAGATTTTCGACGATCTCCTGTTCGCCGTGGCCAAGTGTAAGCTGGTTGGAAATTTGGAAGATATTGCCGACGGCTTCACTGCCTTCGCCGTAAATGCCCCTTACGGCCAAGCCTAATTGCGTGGCAGCGGTCACCAGGCGGTTAATCTGGCCGCTTAGTACCAAAGCCGGCAGATGCACCATGACCGAGGCCCTCAGACCTGTACCAAGATTGGTAGGACAAGCCGTGAGGTAGCCCATCTGCTCACTGAAGGCGATATCATGCCGTCCTTCAATAGCATCATCGACTTTGTTGGCGCATTTGAGGGCATCATTTAAATTCAGGCCAGGGGCAAGGCACTGAATACGTAGGTGGTCTTCTTCATTAATCATAATACTTACCGCGGCGTCGTCACGGACGATTAGGGCCCGGTTTTCGGCTTCTTGCGCCAAGTTGGGACTAATGATGTGTTTCTCCACCAACACATACCGTTCCAGTGGCGATAGTTTCTCCATCTCGATAAACAGATAACGGTGTCCGTCAAGATTGGTTAAATCATTGACCGATTTGCGCATCTGATCCACGATGGCGGCAAGCTGGCTGCCTTTCGCCCGGTTAGGAAACGGAACGGCTTCAAAATTGCGCGCCAAACGGATACGGCTGGAAAGGACAATATCGCCGTCCGGACCGCCGCCTGCCATCCAGGGATTAAGCGGCTGGTCGAGAATGTTTTCGAGCGCCATGCGATCCTCCCCCCTTTTCTAACTCTGGCTGCTTAGTTGTTTTTCCAAGCTGCGGATTTCATCCCGCACGCGGGCGGCCTGCTCATATTCCTCATTGGCCACATGCCGTTCCAAGTCCTGACGCAGGCGCTTAAGACGCTGTTTTAGCTCTAACTGGCCGCCGGCGCGTTTGGGGAGTTTACCAGTATGGATGCTCGCGCCGTGTATGCGGCGGAGCAGCGGCTCCAACCGCTGGCCGAAGGCGCCGTAACAGGCGCTGCAGCCTATGCGGCCGGTGCGGCTAAAATCCTGATAGGTCATGCCGCAGTTCGTGCACGCCGGCTGACTCTGGGCAATATGGCCCTCCGCGAAACCGTGATTAAACATTCCTTTGAGGAAGTCATGAACCGAAAACTGCGGACCAAAGGAAAAACTACCTTCGCCGCTCGCCTGCGCACACTGCTGGCACAAATGTTTTTCCACCTTGTGATTATTGGTTATTTTGGTGATGTGGACAGATGCTGGTCGTCGTTTACATTCATCACACAACATATCTGATCCCCCCCCTAACGCAATTTTTCGTGATGGGCCAAAACCATGAGCAACGAGCGGACGATGCGCGCCCGGTCTTCGGCATCGACATAATCGTAAATTAGCTTGAAAAAGTGGAGCATCAGCGCCGCCTCCCGGCCGGTAAGCAAATTGTGCCGCTGCAACCGGGCGACGACCGTTTCCAATTCGTCATAAGTAATATCTGGCCGCACGCTGCGCGCCACATCCTCAAACAAAATCTCAGCGAACGGAATACGGGCAATGCGAATATAGCCGCCTGAGCCACGCCGTGACTCGACGATGAAGCCTCGCTCAACGGTGAAACGCGTATTCAGGACATAACTGATTTGTGATGGCGCACACTCAAGCTCGTCGGCGATTTCATTGCGTTTGAGAATGATGACTTCGTCCTGGCCACTTGCCAGTTTACGCAGGATAAATTGTTCAATGAGGTCTACCAGATTGGCCATGGCTCCCCCCCTCATTGGTTTGACTTTTTTTGACCTTCGATTTTATTATATTTGACTTTTTGACTTTTTGCAAGAGGTTTGCCGGAAATTTTTACAAAAAAATTAACCAAAAAATATTATGGCCGCTTACCAATAAAATAATAAGCGGCCGTATTATCAAATTACAAAACTTGCAGAACCAAAAACTTAAGATAATGGGTTTCCGGCGCCGCAGGCAGAATGGGGTGATCTTTCGCCTGCGTCCGGTATTCAACTTCGCGGATAGTGCGCCGCGTATCGCGGGCGGCATCGACGACAATGGCTTTGAATAATTCACGTTCCATGTGGTACGAACACGAACAAGTAATGAGAAAACCGCCGGAACGGACAAGCTTAAGTCCACGCAGGTTGATTTCCTTATAACCGCGGGCCGCGCTCTCAAGCGTGCCACGGCTTTTGGTAAAAGCCGGCGGATCAAGTATAACGATATCGAACTGCCGACGTTCATCGGACAGCTCCCGCAACGCATCGAATGCGTTCGCGACTTCGAAAGAGCAGCGGTCGGCCACGCCGTTGAGGGCGGCGTTTTTCCGGGCCAGTTCAATCGCCATCTCGGAAATGTCAATAGCCTGGACGCGCTTGGCCCCGTATACGGCGGCGTGGACAGCAAACGAACCGGTGTGGCAGAAACAGTCCAATACCACGGCGCCGCCTGCAATATGGCGCAGAAACCGTCTGTTTTCCCGTTGGTCATAGAAAAAACCCGTCTTTTGCCCGTTTTCAATATCGGCATAGAAGGGTAGACCGTTTTCCCGTACCTGAATAAGCGTAGGAAACCGTCCTTTGAGATACCCCTTGCGTTGGTCCAACCCCTCCAGCTCCCGCACTGGCACATCATTGCGCTCGTAAATGCCGGCAGGACGCAAGAGTTCATCAAGAATATCAACAATGGTCTCCTTAAACCGGTCAATGCCAAGCGCAAGGGTTTGAACAACCAAATAATCGCCAAACCTATCGACGATGAGCGCCGGTAAAAAGTCGGCTTCGCCAAAAATTAGCCGACAGTATTCCGGCTCGTCGAGGAAGCGCTGCCGGTACTGCCAAGCTGCTTCAATGCGGCGCTTGAAAAAAACGCGGTCAATCGGTTCCTGCTCGCGCGTCAAGAAGCGTACCAAAATTTGCGAGCGCGGATTGATGTAGCCCCGCCCAACAAAGCGGTGGCGATGGTTATAAACGTCGACAATATCACCGGGGCTAAAATCGCCTTCCAATTTGTCGACTTCTGTTTGATACAGCCAAGGATGACCGCTTTCTACGCGGTGCTGTGCTCCTTTGCGAATATATACCTTACAAGTTGGTTCCACTTTGTTCATCTCCGATATTTATTTTTCCACCATTGATAAGCCAGGTACAAAACGGCAAGAGTAATAAGTGCACCGTTGACGGTGCGAAACTCTCGGCCAAAATATTCCGGCTCCCAATAAGAAACCGGGCTCTCAACCGTCAGCATCGACAACGGATAAAGAAAAAAATTGCTATAAGCGGCATGAGTAATGCCGTCGATAAAAAGGTGCAAGCCCCAACCGATGACCAAAGGCTGTGCTTTCCTTAGCGCTGGCAGCAGCGTTAGGCCAAATGCCACACCCCAGACGACAACGGAATGACCGAGAAGGTCAGTCTGAACGGCCCAGGGGTAGTACGGAAGGTAACTCAAAAAAATGGCAGGCGTTAGGCTCGGGATTTCGCCCAGACTAATACGCCCTTGAGCCGCCATTAGGCCAAGCACAATAAAGTAGACATAATCTGGGAGCATCGCGCCAATAACAAATTGCCAAACCGCGGGATGCCGCCTAGTAAAAAAGTATGTCCAAAACCCGTGGTGAAAAGTAAACATGCCTTACCTCCGGCCGCCCTTTTTAGTGGCTGCAAATTAGTGTGACACGGGCGGCCGGACAATATGTAAGAGAGGGCCAAAGCCCTCTCTCTTTATAGTTGCTATTTGGCGGCCAATACCTTCATTGCGAAATCATAACCAAACTGGAAACATTTTTCCTTTTCCTGGCTGTCCGGCGCCCATTTAAGGGTCAGGCCGGACTCGACGGCTACACCGGCGCCTTTCAACAATTCTTCCATGTCCTTTTGGGCGCCGCCTCCCCAACCATAGGCCCCGAAGCAAGCTCCCGTCTTTTTAGTAGGACGCAGTCCTTTGAGATAGACGAGCAAGGCGCCAATGCTCGGCAGCATGCCATTATTCAGGGTCGAGGAACCAACCAACAAACCCTTGGCCTCCAGGATATCCGCAATGACCTCACTACGGTCAGCGGCCGACATGCGGTATAGTTTGCCGATAGCCCCGGCGGCGGTCACTCCCTCCAAAATATGACGCGCCATCTTTTCCGTGCTACCCCACATGCTGTCATAGGCAATCACGATTTTGTCGGTAGCGTAGCCTGTCGCCCATTGCTCATACTTGGACAAAATTGCGGAGATATGGCTGCGCCAGACAACGCCGTGACTGGGAGCAATCATGCGGATGGGGAATTGGGCGGCTTTTTTCAGCGCGCCGGGAACAAGCTTGCCATAGGGCATCAGAATATTGGCGTAATACTTGGCCGCTTCATACAGAACCTCGTTAATGTCATTCTCATCATCAAACCGTTTGGTCGTCGAAATGTGCTGGCCGAAGGCGTCATTAGAAAATAGAATTTGCTCACCATCGAGATAGCTAACCATCGAATCTGGCCAGTGCAGCATGGGCAATGGGAGAAAATGAAGCTTATTCCGGCCAAGGTCAAGGACGTCGCCTTCTTTAACTATCTGGAAATCGTATTCTTTTTGATAATACTTTGTGATGCCGGCCTTACCGTGTTCGGTCAGCAGCACCTTTGCCTGCGGGGCCCGCTCCATGAGGGCGGACAAGGCGCTGGAATGATCGGGCTCAATGTGGTTGGTGATGACGTAGTCAATGCGGGCCGGGTCGATATGCTGGGAAATGCGCTCAATGAATTCAGCGGCAAAGGGCGCCTTGACCGTATCAATGACGCATACCTTCTCGTCGATAATGAGATACGAGTTATAAGTCACCCCGCGCGGCGTAGTATACCCGTGAAAATCGCGAACCGTCCAGTCGACAACGCCTACATAATAAATTCCTTCAGCAAGTTTTACGGTATTCATTTCTTCACCTTCCTATGCAATTTGTCTTCAAAAATAACGCGGCCCCATTGGTCTAATACCTGTCGCCTCCTGGGTCATTAGTTCCTCCGCGCTCACCGGTAGTTGCTATTCAACATTATCATGAAAAAAATTGTACATGATGAACACTATTCCTGCAAGGTGTTGATAAATTACAGTAAAAAATTGACCGCCCATCAGCCATAGGTAGTATTCCTCAACATATTACATGCCAATCAACAGCGGGAAAATTTTCTCGTGATTTTTTTAAATATCTCTTTACATTCCTGTCCAAGCGATTTATAATGAAAAACTGTATAATGCATATAATAAACGGCGTAATACTGCTAATCCTTCGGCAAAATCACGCTTTTCGTTGGAAAAGCACAGAATTTCACGCTTTTTTGAGGAAAAGTATACGCCTCATTTAAAAAATCCTGGTAGAAGGGGCGATGAGCGATGAAAGTAATTGGTAAACATCTCACTGTTGACATGTACGGCTGCAGCTTCGAAGTGCTGGATGATCTGGAGTTCGTGAAAAACGCCATGATCACTGCTGTCAAGGAAGCGAATATGACCCTGCTCGACTTTTCGTCCTATAAGTTCGAGCCGCAGGGTCTGACCGCTTTGGCGCTGCTGGCCGAAAGCCATATTAGTATTCACACCTACCCTGAACTAGGGTATGCGGCAGTAGACGTGTTCACCTGCGGCGACCATAGCCGCCCGGATAAAGCGGTTGCTGTCCTCAAATCCTTTTTGAAGCCGGAAAAAACGAAAACGACAAATATTAAGCGCGGCGATTTTGGCGCAGAAAAAGATATGAAACCGAAAGTATCGGTCAGCATTGCTCCACTGCGTCGGGTACGCAATACCGGCGCAAAAGTACTCAACTTTCTGCGGG
This genomic window from Thermosinus carboxydivorans Nor1 contains:
- a CDS encoding protein arginine kinase, with the translated sequence MALENILDQPLNPWMAGGGPDGDIVLSSRIRLARNFEAVPFPNRAKGSQLAAIVDQMRKSVNDLTNLDGHRYLFIEMEKLSPLERYVLVEKHIISPNLAQEAENRALIVRDDAAVSIMINEEDHLRIQCLAPGLNLNDALKCANKVDDAIEGRHDIAFSEQMGYLTACPTNLGTGLRASVMVHLPALVLSGQINRLVTAATQLGLAVRGIYGEGSEAVGNIFQISNQLTLGHGEQEIVENLYSVARQVVDHERSARQALLAESRDVLADRVWRAYGVLRYARSLSGQEALSLLSEVRLGIDLKIIDEVPPVIFNELLVTTRPNFLQKLAGQAELGPAERDRLRAQIIRQCLEDNKTRGGK
- a CDS encoding UvrB/UvrC motif-containing protein — protein: MLCDECKRRPASVHITKITNNHKVEKHLCQQCAQASGEGSFSFGPQFSVHDFLKGMFNHGFAEGHIAQSQPACTNCGMTYQDFSRTGRIGCSACYGAFGQRLEPLLRRIHGASIHTGKLPKRAGGQLELKQRLKRLRQDLERHVANEEYEQAARVRDEIRSLEKQLSSQS
- a CDS encoding CtsR family transcriptional regulator, whose product is MANLVDLIEQFILRKLASGQDEVIILKRNEIADELECAPSQISYVLNTRFTVERGFIVESRRGSGGYIRIARIPFAEILFEDVARSVRPDITYDELETVVARLQRHNLLTGREAALMLHFFKLIYDYVDAEDRARIVRSLLMVLAHHEKLR
- a CDS encoding class I SAM-dependent rRNA methyltransferase, with translation MEPTCKVYIRKGAQHRVESGHPWLYQTEVDKLEGDFSPGDIVDVYNHRHRFVGRGYINPRSQILVRFLTREQEPIDRVFFKRRIEAAWQYRQRFLDEPEYCRLIFGEADFLPALIVDRFGDYLVVQTLALGIDRFKETIVDILDELLRPAGIYERNDVPVRELEGLDQRKGYLKGRFPTLIQVRENGLPFYADIENGQKTGFFYDQRENRRFLRHIAGGAVVLDCFCHTGSFAVHAAVYGAKRVQAIDISEMAIELARKNAALNGVADRCSFEVANAFDALRELSDERRQFDIVILDPPAFTKSRGTLESAARGYKEINLRGLKLVRSGGFLITCSCSYHMERELFKAIVVDAARDTRRTIREVEYRTQAKDHPILPAAPETHYLKFLVLQVL
- a CDS encoding FprA family A-type flavoprotein translates to MNTVKLAEGIYYVGVVDWTVRDFHGYTTPRGVTYNSYLIIDEKVCVIDTVKAPFAAEFIERISQHIDPARIDYVITNHIEPDHSSALSALMERAPQAKVLLTEHGKAGITKYYQKEYDFQIVKEGDVLDLGRNKLHFLPLPMLHWPDSMVSYLDGEQILFSNDAFGQHISTTKRFDDENDINEVLYEAAKYYANILMPYGKLVPGALKKAAQFPIRMIAPSHGVVWRSHISAILSKYEQWATGYATDKIVIAYDSMWGSTEKMARHILEGVTAAGAIGKLYRMSAADRSEVIADILEAKGLLVGSSTLNNGMLPSIGALLVYLKGLRPTKKTGACFGAYGWGGGAQKDMEELLKGAGVAVESGLTLKWAPDSQEKEKCFQFGYDFAMKVLAAK
- the speD gene encoding adenosylmethionine decarboxylase yields the protein MKVIGKHLTVDMYGCSFEVLDDLEFVKNAMITAVKEANMTLLDFSSYKFEPQGLTALALLAESHISIHTYPELGYAAVDVFTCGDHSRPDKAVAVLKSFLKPEKTKTTNIKRGDFGAEKDMKPKVSVSIAPLRRVRNTGAKVLNFLRAK